TCGTGCCCGCGCAGGGTGCCGTATCGGCCCACCGCGAGACCAACCTCCTCATCATCACGGACACGGCCGCCAATATCCGCCGCGTGCTCGACATCCTGAAGCTGGTAGACGTCGCGGTCGCGGTGGACGAGCTGCAGATCATCCCGATCAGGAACGCGGATGCTCAGGAGCTGGCGCAGCTCCTGAACCAGATATTCGCCAGCGGCCGGCTCCGGACGGGCGTGGGCGCGGTCGCCCCGGGACTGCCGGTCCCGCTCCCGCGGCCTCCGGCCGCGCCCGGCGTGCCGATGCCTCCCCGCCCGCCGGAACCGGAGGCAGGACCAATCGCCGAGCGGCCACCGCTCATCGTCGCCGAGCGCCGCTCCAACTCGCTCGTGATCCATGCCCGCAAGCAGGAGATGGAGACCATACTCAAGCTGATCGAGAAGCTGGACGTGGACATCTACGGCGGCCAGCGCGTCTTCATCTACTTCGTCGAGAACACCAAGTCCAAGGACCTCGCCGCCACGCTCGATGCCATCTATGGCCGGGGCGACCGGGCGATCCAGGCGGTCCGTGTTGCGCCTCCGGGCGGGCTCACCACCCCGCCGCCACCGCCGCCCGCGCCGCCCTTGCTCGTGCCGGCAAGACCCGTGGTGCCGGGCGAAGGCGGCGGACCCGTGACGGATCTCCGCTTCATTTCGGACGAGGTCACCAACGCCATCATCGTGACGACGTATCCACGCCTCTGGAAGGACATCGAAGAGACGATCCGGAAGCTCGACCGCATGGCGCGGCAAGTGCTGATCGAGGTGCTGGCCGCCGAGGTCACGCTCACGGATGACACGAAGCTCGGCATCGAATGGGCCGTCCGGAGCGGGCGCTTCGACATCAGCAATACCCAGACGGGCGTCCTGCGCTCGCGGCCGCCCGCGGGGTTGATCCCCGGCGGGGGAAGCCTCGGCGGCGGCATCGTCCCGCTCGGGTTCAACGTGTTCACCTTCGCGGCCAGCGAGTTCCTCGCGGCGTTGAACGCGCTCGCCACCGAGAACAGGGTCAATATCCTGTCGAGCCCGTCCATCATGACCAGCGAGAACAAGAAAGCGGTCATCAACGTCTCGACCTCGGTGCCCATCGTCACCTCACAGCAGGTACCGGTCTCGGCAGGCGGCAGCACGGGCAACTCGATCACGCAGACGGTCGAGTACAAGGACGCGGGTATCATCCTGACCGTCACGCCCCGGATCGGCGAGCAGGGCACGGTGGCCCTCGACGTCAAGCAAGAGGTGAACGAGGTGGGTGCCCCGGAGCCCCCGCCGATCAACTCCCCCCGCTTCACCAAGCGGGAAGCGGAAACCTCGGTTGTCCTGCTCAACAACCAGACCCTGGTCCTGGGGGGCCTGATCCAGAACAAGCGGACCCAGATCAGGACCGGCATCCCCTTCCTGAACCGCATCCCGGTCCTGGGCTACCTCTTCGGGTCCACCGAGGAGAAGATCGAGAAGACGGAATTGCTTCTGCTGATCACCCCGCGGGTCGTGGGTACCCCTACGGACGCGGCGCGCATCACCGATCAGATGCGCCGGGGCTCGCCGGAGATCGAGCAGTCCTTCAAGCTGGCTCCCCAGAAGCTGCCGCCGACCCTCAACCCACCGCCCGCGCAGCCCCCGCCCCGCTAGGAGCGTGTCCGACCGGCCGCAAGGCCGTCTAGTCCTTCGGAAGTCCCAGAACCCGCTCGGCCAGGATGTTCCTCATGATCTCTGAGGTGCCGCCCGCGATGGTGTCCCCACGCGATCGGAGGGCCCGGTATTGCCACCAGCCGTCGCCCACCGCGCGCGGGCTCCCCTGCCAGAGCGCAGCATAGGGGCCCTGCATCTCCAGCCCCAGCTCCAGCACCCGCTGCCACGTCTCGCTGAAGAAGAGCTTGGACGCCGACCCCTCCGGTCCCGGCTGTTCCCCCTGGATGAGACGCGTCAGGGTGCGGAGGTTGGCATAGCGGAGCGCCTCCGCGTCGATGTAGGCCTGGGCCAGCCGCTGCCGCATCACCGGGTCCGCCGCGCGACCGCGCGCCCGGGCGAGCTCAAGCAGCTCGGCAATGCCCTGGCGCAGGATGAGCTGGCGGGAGAGGGCGCGCGGCCCGCGCTCGAACATGAGCGTCGTGATGGCCACCGCCCAGCCGCCGTTCTCCCGCCCCACGACGTTCTCGGCCGGCACCTCGAGGTTGTCAAAGTACAGCTCGTTGAACTCCGCGTCCCCGTTCATCTGCCTGAGAGGCTTGACCGTGAAGCCGGGGCTCGCCATGTCCACGATGAAGAACGTCAGACCCTTGTGGCGCGGCGCCTGCGGGTCGGTGCGGGTCAGCAGGATGCACCAGTTCGCGTAGTGGGCGTAGGAGGTCCACACCTTCTGGCCGTTGATGACGTAGTAGCCGTTCTTCGGTGTAGCCCGCGTCTCGACCGCAGCCAGGTCGCTGCCCGCGTTGGGCTCGGAGAAACCCTGGCAGAAGATGTGCTCGGCCGAAAGGATCTTCGGCAGATGCGCCTGCTTCTGTTTCTCGCTGGCGTGGGCGATGATGGCCGGCCCAGCCATGTCGAGGCCGATGGCGTTGGGCAGCTCGGGTGCGTGCGCTCTCGCCATCTCCTCGTAGAAAATCGCCTGCTCGAGCACGGTGGCGCCGCGCCCGCCATAGGCCGTGGGCCAGTGCAGCCCTACGTAGCCCGCACCGTGGAGCTTGCGCTGCCATCCGACGAGGAACTCGGCCTGCGCTTCCCGCGTCTTGAGCCCGGCGCGGATCTTGCCCCAGTCGCCTGGGCTATTGACCTCGAGCCAGCCGCGGAGCTCCGCCCGGAACCGTTCCTGGTCGGGAGAAAGTTTGAAGTCCATGGTCAGGGATTCTAGCGTGGGATACTCGGAGCGTGAAGCGGAAAGCTCCCGGCCGCAAGCCCGCGACACCGCACGCGCCACAACCACTCGCCGCGAGCCTTCAGGCGCTCGAGGAGCGCTTCGCGCCCATCGTGGCCGCCGTCGCACGCGTGGCTCGCGGCGGCGATCCCCCGGCGGTCAGGCTCGAGGGCGCCATGGAGATCATCTTCGGCGCCTACGGCCAGAGCGATCCTGACTTCTCCGAGATGCTCCTGACGGGCTGGATGCGGGCGCGTCACGACAAGCACCACCGGCTGGCGCTGGCCTGGCAGCGCGAGCAGCTCCGGCTGTCGCTCGAGGAGATTCTCCAGGCGGGCGTGGCGGCGGGAGCGTTCAGGAAGGAGCTCGATACGGGCGCCGTCGCCGCCGTCATGCTGGGCGCGGCCGAGGGGTGCCTGCTCCAGGCGGCTACACAGGGCGGGGCCGTGCCACCGGGCGAACTGGTGCGAGCGCTGCTGAGCCTC
This sequence is a window from Candidatus Rokuibacteriota bacterium. Protein-coding genes within it:
- the gspD gene encoding type II secretion system secretin GspD, whose translation is MSSPRLTAWLLLVALALGGCSSLGAGRAGKAAGAAQPSPTRIEVRTEPVPLPPVPPLPSPLPPPAVSQAAPPPPLSIGPARPPDPTSPPAAAATTEAPSPPPTTGASSPRTIVFNFDNADVEVVIQAAAEIVGFNYVLAPQARGRKVTVQTIGKIASDDVFNVLLTILDVNGLTAVRSGSLYRIIPREGAPQASVRTVVGRDADPSRAGDEILTQIVPLRYIGAADAVNLLRPFVPAQGAVSAHRETNLLIITDTAANIRRVLDILKLVDVAVAVDELQIIPIRNADAQELAQLLNQIFASGRLRTGVGAVAPGLPVPLPRPPAAPGVPMPPRPPEPEAGPIAERPPLIVAERRSNSLVIHARKQEMETILKLIEKLDVDIYGGQRVFIYFVENTKSKDLAATLDAIYGRGDRAIQAVRVAPPGGLTTPPPPPPAPPLLVPARPVVPGEGGGPVTDLRFISDEVTNAIIVTTYPRLWKDIEETIRKLDRMARQVLIEVLAAEVTLTDDTKLGIEWAVRSGRFDISNTQTGVLRSRPPAGLIPGGGSLGGGIVPLGFNVFTFAASEFLAALNALATENRVNILSSPSIMTSENKKAVINVSTSVPIVTSQQVPVSAGGSTGNSITQTVEYKDAGIILTVTPRIGEQGTVALDVKQEVNEVGAPEPPPINSPRFTKREAETSVVLLNNQTLVLGGLIQNKRTQIRTGIPFLNRIPVLGYLFGSTEEKIEKTELLLLITPRVVGTPTDAARITDQMRRGSPEIEQSFKLAPQKLPPTLNPPPAQPPPR
- a CDS encoding acyl-CoA dehydrogenase family protein, coding for MDFKLSPDQERFRAELRGWLEVNSPGDWGKIRAGLKTREAQAEFLVGWQRKLHGAGYVGLHWPTAYGGRGATVLEQAIFYEEMARAHAPELPNAIGLDMAGPAIIAHASEKQKQAHLPKILSAEHIFCQGFSEPNAGSDLAAVETRATPKNGYYVINGQKVWTSYAHYANWCILLTRTDPQAPRHKGLTFFIVDMASPGFTVKPLRQMNGDAEFNELYFDNLEVPAENVVGRENGGWAVAITTLMFERGPRALSRQLILRQGIAELLELARARGRAADPVMRQRLAQAYIDAEALRYANLRTLTRLIQGEQPGPEGSASKLFFSETWQRVLELGLEMQGPYAALWQGSPRAVGDGWWQYRALRSRGDTIAGGTSEIMRNILAERVLGLPKD
- a CDS encoding TetR family transcriptional regulator C-terminal domain-containing protein, translated to MKRKAPGRKPATPHAPQPLAASLQALEERFAPIVAAVARVARGGDPPAVRLEGAMEIIFGAYGQSDPDFSEMLLTGWMRARHDKHHRLALAWQREQLRLSLEEILQAGVAAGAFRKELDTGAVAAVMLGAAEGCLLQAATQGGAVPPGELVRALLSLTLSGA